One Longimicrobiaceae bacterium genomic window, CTACATGGCGCAGAAGAAGGCTGGCGGAGACGACGCGTGGGAGGAGCCCGGGCAGAGGCGGGCCCGGTCGCGCCCGTCGCCGCTGCCGGAGCCGGCCGAGCGCTCCGAGATCACCACGCCGGAGCCCCTGGCCGGCGAGGAGACCGAGGAGCTTAGCCTCCGCCCCAGCAAGCTGTCCGAGTTCATCGGGCAGCCCAAGGTCAAGGAGGCGCTGGGCATCGCCATCGACGCGGCGCGGGGGCGCGGCGAGCCGCTGGACCACACGCTGCTGTACGGGCCGCCGGGGCTGGGCAAGACCACGCTGGGCCTGCTGATGGCGCGCGAGATGGGGGTGAACATCAAGATCACCTCCGGGCCCGTGCTGGAGAAGCCGGCGGACCTGGTGGGCACGCTCACCAACCTGCGCGAAGGCGACATCCTCTTCATCGACGAGATCCACCGGCTGCGCCCCATCATCGAGGAGTTCCTGTACCCGGCGATGGAGGACTTCCGCGTGGACATCCGCCTGTCCGACGGGCCCAACGCGCAGACCATCTCCATGCCGGTGGAGCGTTTCACGCTCATCGGCGCCACCACGCGCTACGGCCTGCTCACGCCGCCCATGCGCGCGCGGTTCGGCATCATCCAGCGCATGCA contains:
- the ruvB gene encoding Holliday junction branch migration DNA helicase RuvB — translated: MAQKKAGGDDAWEEPGQRRARSRPSPLPEPAERSEITTPEPLAGEETEELSLRPSKLSEFIGQPKVKEALGIAIDAARGRGEPLDHTLLYGPPGLGKTTLGLLMAREMGVNIKITSGPVLEKPADLVGTLTNLREGDILFIDEIHRLRPIIEEFLYPAMEDFRVDIRLSDGPNAQTISMPVERFTLIGATTRYGLLTPPMRARFGIIQRMHYYPVDQLAFIVARTSEILGVACTEEGATEIARRSRGTPRVANRLMRRVRDFAQVRANGHIDQAVADAALQLLDVDDMGLDEMDTRVLRSLIEHFGGGPVGLGTLAVAIGEDAGTLEEVYEPFLIQNGLLMRTPRGRVATALAYRRFGYAPPVDNAGGAGHEPPQGSLFG